A stretch of the Papaver somniferum cultivar HN1 chromosome 6, ASM357369v1, whole genome shotgun sequence genome encodes the following:
- the LOC113291284 gene encoding uncharacterized protein LOC113291284, whose product MTWSHTRIKIPRNREAGDILLWNDYFSDNPTYPANIFRRRFRMRRELFNRILADVVSRNPYFAQKRDACGILGLSPHQKVTAAIRMLAYGCAVDAIDEYLRIGETTVLEATRRFCKTIVVLYGKEYLRSPTAESGVYTAYKGSESIVLEAVVSHDLWFWHAFFGMPGSCNDINVMNRSYIFRKLINGKTPPVNFEVNGHAYDMGYYLGDGIYPQIATIVMAIKQPDSPKKYKFSSMQEGARKDVERGFGVLQQQFAIVKQPARMWNPDVLAYIMKTVIILHNMIVEDERLPGDWPHEYDSRSRSAPVNISRVGTEELSRMRAAHRRHAIHNKETHFRLRQDLIEHIWSNFGDNY is encoded by the exons ATGACATGGTCTCATACTCGTATAAAAATACCAAGAAATCGTGAAGCCGGAGATATACTTCTCTGGAATGACTACTTTTCTGACAACCCCACCTACCCAGCTAACATATTTCGTAGGAGATTCAGAATGCGGCGAGAATTGTTCAACCGAATATTGGCAGATGTGGTGTCTAGAAATCCTTATTTTGCTCAAAAAAGAGATGCTTGTGGCATTCTTGGATTATCCCCTCATCAGAAAGTAACTGCAGCAATCcgaatgttagcttatggatgtgcAGTAGATGCAATAGATGAGTATTTACGCATTGGAGAAACCACCGTTTTAGAAGCAACCCGTCGGTTTTGCAAGACGATTGTGGTAttatatgggaaagaatatttacgCTCACCAACTGCGG AATCAGGAgtatacaccgcgtataaagggagtgaAAGTATTGTGCTAGAGGCAGTGGTGTCACATGATCTCTGGTTTTGGCATGcgttttttggtatgcccggctcCTGCAATGATATTAATGTAATGAATCGTTCTTATATTTTTCGAAAACTTATCAACGGGAAAACACCACCGGTGAACTTTGAAGTAAACGGGCATGCATATGATATGGGATATTATCTCGGTGATGGCATTTATCCACAGATTGCTACTATTGTGATGGCCATTAAACAACCAGATTCCccgaaaaaatataaattttcatcgatgcaagagggagCACGGAAAGATGTAGAGCGTGGATTTGGTGTACTGCAACAACAATTTGCCATTGTCAAACAACCTGCACGAATGTGGAACccggatgtgcttgcctatataatGAAAACGGTTATtattttacataatatgatagtggaGGATGAGCGTCTTCCCGGTGATTGGCCACATGAATATGACTCACGTAGCAGGTCGGCACCGGTGAATATATCGAGGGTAGGTACTGAGGAACTTTCCAGAATGAGAGCTGCACATCGGCGTCATGCTATACACAATAAAGAAACACATTTTCGCTTGCGTCAAGATTTAATCGAACACATATGGTCAAATTTTGGAGATAATTATTAA
- the LOC113291285 gene encoding uncharacterized protein LOC113291285 encodes MAPRGPNFTTEEDTMICRIHLAISQDSATGTDQPERVLWSRIKDKLEEALPCKPKRTWTSIQSRFQGISRQVSLYSAKVLEVDGEYHSGWNEVLRVEEIRKRFKESNGNKKFKHEECYEILKDSIKYSGRSTFVFDSGQEMEDSQSGEENADIEETIPGKSSDDLDIGDIENTRKRQLGKKASKQLKKTGRAKSNAQEEMLEDIIKEQQSFNEHYKAQSLMKMGQRQAEFEAIQAKSAAKFAAKQARQEKLDLKKEADDDLAIMLKDVSTLDPVTREYFELRKMEILQRKRNQS; translated from the exons ATGGCACCACGCGGTCCCAATTTTACAACAGAAGAAGATACAATGATATGTAGAATCCATTTAGCCATATCTCAAGATTCTGCTACCGGAACCGATCAACCAGAAAGAGTATTATGGAGTCGGATCAAAGATAAGTTGGAAGAAGCCCTGCCTTGTAAACCAAAACGTACTTGGACTTCTATCCAGAGTcgatttcagggaataagtaGACAGGTTTCACTTTATTCTGCAAAAGTGTTGGAAGTTGATGGTGAATATCATAGCGGATGGAATGAAGTCTTGAGG GTTGAAGAGATAAGAAAGCGATTCAAAGAAAGTAATGGtaacaaaaaatttaagcacgaagagtgctacgaaATTCTAAAAGATAGTATCAAATATTCAGGACGGTCGACGTTTGTGTTTGATTCAGGCCAAGAAATGGAAGATTCTCAGAGTGGTGAGGAAAACGCTGATATTGAGGAAACAATTCCAGGCAAGTCCAGTGATGATCTAGATATTGGAGATATAGAGAACACACGTAAGCGTCAGTTGGGGAAGAAAGCATCGAAACAActaaagaaaacagggagagcaaAATCCAATGCCCAGGAGGAAATGCTAGAGGATATAATTAAGGAGCAGCAAAGTTTCAATGAACATTACAAAGCACAATCACTAATGAAGATGGGACAGAGACAAGCTGAGTTTGAAGCAATACAAGCTAAGTCTGCGGCAAAGTTTGCGGCGAAACAAGCTAGGCAAGAAAAACTCGATTTAAAGAAAGAAGCGGACGATGACTTGGCCATAATGTTGAAGGATGTCTCTACATTGGACCCTGTAACAAGagagtacttcgaacttcgaaagaTGGAAATACTACAACgcaaaagaaaccaatcttaa
- the LOC113291283 gene encoding uncharacterized protein LOC113291283 yields the protein MWYLGEPSWRQNHPTFGIPRNPPFKIGEVSHEKAKLVKEAGWVDANMFVKAVSYNMYLRYWRHVTNFHQFVTKVDWVVELHGVDGDRVKHLIQRPAQHVPIPPPQQLSYPEAYNLVQEHADFNRAFREFVLYETEDRMIRLKAKDEVIRGLAARNNYLEDQMQFRMQQTPRPPIGFGSFSETIPPAVWAPVSQASTMSSVNPLRE from the exons ATGTGGTACCTAGGAGAACCATCTTGGAGGCAAAATCATCCTACTTTTGGAATTCCTAGAAATCCACCATTTAAAATTGGCGAGGTCAGTCATGAGAAAGCAAAACTTGTGAAAGAAGCTGGATGGGTAGATGCAAATATGTTTGTGAAAGCTGTTTCATATAATATGTATCTGCGATATTGGCGACATGTAACTAACTTCCATCAATTCGTGACCAAAGTCGATTGGGTAGTTGAATTACACGGGGTTGATGGTGACCGTGTTAAACACCTTATTCAACGACCTGCTCAGCATGTACCtattccaccaccacaacaattATCATAC CCTGAAGCTTATAATCTGGTTCAAGAACATGCCGATTTTAATCGTGCGTTTCGCGAGTTTGTATTATATGAAACGGAAGACAGGATGATACGTTTAAAGGCAAAAGATGAAGTAATACGAGGCCTTGCAGCTCGTAACAATTACCTGGAGGATCAGATGCAATTCCGTATGCAACAAACGCCGCGTCCCCCTATTGGATTCGGCAGTTTTTCTGAAACTATCCCACCAGCGGTGTGGGCTCCAGTGAGTCAAGCATCAACAATGTCGTCTGTTAACCCCCTCCGAGAATGA
- the LOC113291281 gene encoding F-box protein At3g26010-like, with the protein MIYYVCNPLTKKWVSLPPPPPPRERNWVVTGFHCDDRSSSSVISTSYQVFRIPKFEPAKQFKVEIFSSDSGEWNTHQVSSPKDITWDYSSYNNVITHNGVLYWIQTQNRVLAYNFRNSSNGDSCGNQCRLIDLPDVESTENEPDHGDFYYSRQCLGVSEGMNCYGRITRMDMTLSIWVLDEEWKLLHKGEVPHDMLAEIESRLTGGYSSDTITQIQFLGFNPVDQNVVVLGPKNNIWSYNIRTQGYQQLCHPSFLATYRSSRNQMWHTFAFSLKPWPTILPPASWR; encoded by the coding sequence ATGATTTATTATGTTTGCAATCCACTCACTAAGAAATGGGTTTCgcttcctccaccaccaccaccaagagAAAGAAATTGGGTTGTGACTGGTTTCCATTGTGACGATCGTTCTTCATCATCAGTCATTTCTACTAGTTACCAGGTTTTTCGTATACCCAAGTTTGAACCAGCAAAACAGTTTAAAGTTGAAATTTTTTCTTCTGATTCGGGTGAATGGAACACCCATCAAGTTTCAAGTCCTAAAGACATTACTTGGGATTACTCCAGTTATAACAATGTCATTACCCATAATGGTGTTTTGTATTGGATCCAAACGCAAAACAGGGTTCTAGCTTACAATTTCAGAAACAGCAGCAATGGTGACTCTTGTGGTAATCAGTGTAGATTGATTGACTTGCCTGATGTGGAGTCAACAGAGAATGAACCAGATCATGGTGATTTTTACTATAGCAGACAGTGTCTTGGGGTGTCGGAAGGGATGAACTGTTACGGTAGAATTACGAGAATGGACATGACTTTAAGTATTTGGGTGCTCGACGAGGAATGGAAATTGTTACACAAAGGTGAAGTACCTCATGACATGTTAGCAGAAATCGAGTCTCGGTTGACTGGTGGATATAGCTCTGATACTATTACACAAATCCAGTTTTTAGGTTTCAACCCAGTCGACCAAAATGTGGTTGTACTTGGTCCCAAGAATAACATTTGGTCTTACAATATCAGAACTCAGGGGTATCAACAGCTCTGTCATCCTTCTTTTTTGGCTACCTATCGTTCCTCCCGTAATCAGATGTGGCATACTTTCGCGTTTTCCCTGAAGCCTTGGCCAACAATACTTCCACCAGCCTCCTGGAGATAG